From Panthera uncia isolate 11264 chromosome E1, Puncia_PCG_1.0, whole genome shotgun sequence, one genomic window encodes:
- the LOC125926900 gene encoding olfactory receptor 3A1-like, with translation MDPESRTNGTAVTEFILLGLVETPGLWPVVFVVFLLAYLLTVGGNLSILAAILVENKLHTPMYFFLGNLSVLDVGCITVTVPSMLARLLSHKHTVPYGACLTQLFFFHQLAGVDCFLLTAMAYDRFLAICQPLTYSTRMSQTVQRILVAVSWALAFTNALTHTVAISTLNFCGPNVINHFYCDLPQLFQLSCSSTQLNELLLFGLGILMAGAPVILIVTSYIHVAAAVLRIRSAEGRKKAFSTCGSHLTVVGIFYGTGVFSYMRLGSVEASDKDKGIGILNTVISPILNPLIYSLRNPDVQGALWQVLTGKRALA, from the coding sequence ATGGACCCAGAATCCAGGACCAATGGAACAGCTGTTACTGAGTTCATCCTGCTGGGCTTAGTGGAGACACCAGGGCTATGGCCAGTTGTCTTTGTAGTCTTCCTCTTAGCCTATCTGCTCACTGTTGGGGGCAACCTCAGCATCCTGGCCGCCATCTTGGTAGagaacaaactccacacccccatgtacttcttcctgggGAACCTATCGGTGCTGGACGTTGGGTGTATCACCGTCACTGTTCCTTCAATGTTGGCTCGTCTCCTGTCCCACAAGCATACCGTTCCCTATGGAGCCTGCCTCACAcagcttttcttctttcatcaGTTGGCTGGTGTGGACTGCTTCCTGTTGACAGCCATGGCCTATGACCGATTCCTGGCCATCTGCCAGCCCCTCACCTACAGCACCCGAATGAGCCAGACAGTCCAGAGGATATTGGTGGCTGTGTCCTGGGCTTTAGCCTTCACTAATGCACTGACCCACACAGTAGCCATATCCACCCTGAACTTCTGTGGTCCCAATGTGATCAATCACTTCTACTGTGACCTCCCACAGCTCTTCCAGCTCTCCTGCTCCAGCACCCAACTCAATGAGTTGCTGCTCTTTGGTCTGGGTATCCTCATGGCGGGTGCACCTGTGATTCTCATTGTCACCTCCTACATCCATGTGGCAGCTGCAGTCCTACGAATCCGTTCTGCTGAGGGCAGGAAGAAAGCCTTCTCCACATGTGGTTCTCACCTCACTGTGGTTGGCATATTCTATGGGACAGGTGTCTTCAGCTACATGAGGCTGGGCTCAGTGGAAGCTTCAGACAAAGACAAAGGGATTGGCATCCTCAACACTGTCATCAGCCCCATACTGAACCCACTCATCTACAGCCTTCGGAACCCTGATGTACAGGGGGCTCTGTGGCAGGTGCTCACGGGGAAGCGAGCCCTTGCATAA